A stretch of the Synechococcales cyanobacterium T60_A2020_003 genome encodes the following:
- a CDS encoding ferrous iron transport protein A, which yields MTLSELRAGETAIVEQVNGEQYDAALACRLTAMGISANRSVKVLRKAILGGPLHIQVGATTEVAIRRREANHILVRTVETLEAFCQD from the coding sequence ATGACACTATCTGAATTACGAGCGGGTGAGACAGCCATTGTTGAGCAAGTGAACGGTGAACAGTATGATGCGGCTCTTGCCTGCCGCCTAACGGCTATGGGGATCAGCGCCAATCGTTCCGTTAAGGTGCTACGAAAAGCCATATTAGGAGGACCACTTCACATTCAGGTCGGTGCTACAACGGAGGTTGCAATTCGACGCAGAGAAGCAAATCATATTTTGGTTCGCACGGTAGAAACCCTCGAAGCATTCTGCCAAGATTAA